From a region of the Macrobrachium rosenbergii isolate ZJJX-2024 chromosome 24, ASM4041242v1, whole genome shotgun sequence genome:
- the LOC136851839 gene encoding integumentary mucin A.1-like has protein sequence MCQRVCDPKKDPTCSATSTTINRAEVQHLSYRSSCAIPKCDPKKDPTCPATSTTINTTAEYNTSATESTVAVNVTEECASQERPTCPAASTTINYHSRVQHLSYRIHKYNTSATESSSANTTEGVCDPKKDPTCPATSTVNTTAEYNTSATESTIHVSMPQRELKKDPTCPATSTINTTAEYNTRSATESTVTANTTEGVCDTKKKDPTCSACYINYYQCTTAEYKPQLQNHRKCQVPQNV, from the exons ATGTGTCAGAGGGTGTGTGATCCCAAGAAAGACCCCACGTGttctgctacatcaactactatcaacaGAGCTgaagtacaacacctcagctacagatcATCCTGTGCAATACCAAagtgcgatcccaagaaagatcccacgtgtcctgctacatcaactactatcaataccacagctgagtacaacacctcagctacagaatccacagtagctgTCAATGTCACAGAGGAGTGTGCATCCCAAGAAAGACCCACGTGTCCTGCtgcatcaactactatcaattaccacagcagagtacaacacctcagctacagaatccaca agtacaacacctcagctacagaatccagtAGTGCCAataccacagagggagtgtgcgatcccaagaaagatcccacgtgtcctgctacatcaactgtcaataccacagcagagtacaacacctcagctacagaatccaca ATCCATGTGTCAATGCCACAGAGGGAGTTAAAGAAAGATCCCActtgtcctgctacatcaactatcaataccacagcagagtacaacaccaggtcagctacagaatccacagtaactgccaataccacagagggagtgtgcgaCACCAAGAAAAAAGACCCCACATGTTCTGcatgctacatcaactactatcaatgtACCACAGCTGAGTACaaacctcagctacagaatcacAGAAAATGTCAAGTACCACAGAATGTGTGA
- the LOC136851838 gene encoding uncharacterized protein, whose amino-acid sequence MSIPEGVCDPKKESQKVLLHQLLSMPQQSTTPQLQNPQIQRVSTQRIPVCDPKKDPTCPATSTTINTTAEYNTSATESTREYNTNPTEYRSVSVTGCMRSQERSHMSCSSATISTTAEYTPGTSTAQESKKSVLQNPLRPQIPVSCYINYYQYHRSIQSSSVKRVHPKKDPLSCYRIHSRVQCLSYRIHRGGVTQERSTCPATSATINTTAEYNASSTESTVSASTTERVCDPKKDPTCPAKSTTINTTAEYNTSATESTVSVSTTRGVCNPKKDSTCPATSTTINTTVEYNTSAEHNTTATESTEVSVPEGVYDPKKDPTCPATSTTINTTAEYNTSATESTQSTTPQLQNLQQLAGQYHRGVCHESQEKNPTLLSTTINATAEIHNTSSYKIHKSTVAHREFAIPRKCDPKKEHHCYRNLQQVSISTEPQENPMSSINSLKIPQSTTPQYRIQQSTTPQLQNHSSCQYHRGVCDPKKDPMCPVTSSTINTNSRVQHLSYRNPQNVQSQERSHVSTSSATINTTAEYTTSQLQNPVTVSTAEVCDPKKRSHVSCYVNYYHYHTSVQHLN is encoded by the exons atGTCAATACCAGAGggagtgtgcgatcccaagaaagaatCCCAAAAAGTCCTGCTGCATCAGCTACTATCAAtgccacagcagagtacaacacctcagctacagaatccaca AATCCAGAGAGTGTCAACACAGAGAATCCCagtgtgcgatcccaagaaagatcccacgtgtcctgctacatcaactactatcaataccacagctgagtacaacacctcagctacagaatccaca cgaGAGTACAACACCAATCCTACAGAATACAGAAGTGTCAGTGTCACAGGGTGTatgcgatcccaagaaagatcccacatGTCCTGCTCATCAGCTACTATCagtaccacagcagagtacaccCCAGGTACCTCCACAGCACAAGAATCCAAGA AGAGTGTGCTACAGAATCCATTAAGACCACAGATCCCCGTGTCCTgttacatcaactactatcagtaCCACAGAAGTATACAATCAAGTAGTGTCAAGAGAGTacatcccaagaaagatcccctGTCCTGCTACAGAATCCACAGCAGAGTACAAtgcctcagctacagaatccacagagGGGGTGTGACCCAAGAAAGATCCACATGTCCTGCTACATCagctactatcaataccacagcagagtacaacgcTTCAAGTACAGAATCGACAGTAAGTGCCAGTACCACAGAGCGAGTatgcgatcccaagaaagatcccacatGTCCTGCTaaatcaactactatcaataccacagcagagtacaacacctcagctacagaatccacagtaagtgtcagtACCACAAGGGGAGTGTGCAATCCCAAGAAAGATTCCACATGTCCTGCTACTTCAACTACAATCAATACCACAgtagagtacaacacctcag cagagcaCAACACcacagctacagaatccacagaaGTGTCAGTACCAGAGGGAGTGTatgatcccaagaaagatccaacctgtcctgctacatcaactactatcaataccacagcagagtacaacacgtCAGCTACtgaatccaca cagagtacaacacctcaacTACAGAATCTACAGCAGCTGGCTGGTCAATACCACAGAGGAGTTTGCCACGAATCCCAAGAAAAGAATCCTACCCTGCTGTCAACTACTATCAATGCCACAGCAGAAATTCACAACACCTCGAGCTACAaaatccaca AATCAACAGTAGCCCACAGAGAGTTTGCGATCCCAAGAAAGTGTGATCCCAAGAAGGAACACCACTGCTACAGAAATCTACAACAAGTGTCTATCAGTACAGAGCCCCAAGAAAATCCCATGTCCTCCATCAACTCACTAAAAATACcacagagtacaacacctcagtaCAGAATCCAA cagagtacaacacctcagctgcAGAATCACAGTAGctgtcaataccacagaggagtgtgtgatcccaagaaagatcccatgtGTCCTGTTACATCAAGTACTATCAATACcaacagcagagtacaacacctcagttACAGaaatccaca GAATGTacaatcccaagaaagatcccatgtGTCTACCTCATCagctactatcaataccacagctgaATACACAACATCTCAACTACAGAATCCAGTAACTGTCAGCACAGCAGAAGTTTGTGATCCCAAgaaaagatcccacgtgtcctgctacgtCAATTACTATCACTACCACACCAGTGTACAACACCTCAACTAG
- the LOC136851841 gene encoding uncharacterized protein, with the protein MCPAINYYQERSYRIHSVSIPATHPTTTINTTAEYNTSATESTKDPKCPATSTTINTTAEYNTSATETTRSVKDPMCPATSTTINTTAEYNTSATESTVSANTTEGVCDPKKDPTCPAVNYY; encoded by the exons ATGTGTCCTGCTATCAACTACTATCAAGAAAGATCCTACAGAATCCACAGTGTGTCAATACCTGCTACCCATCCCACTAcaactatcaataccacagcagagtacaacacctcagctacagaatccaca AAAGATCCCaagtgtcctgctacatcaactactatcaataccacagctgagtacaacacctcagctacagaaaccaca aggagTGTGAAAGATCCCatgtgtcctgctacatcaactactatcaataccacagcagagtacaacacctcagctacagaatccacagtaagtgccaataccacagagggagtgtgcgatcccaagaaagatcccacgtgtcctgctgtCAACTACTATTAA
- the LOC136851840 gene encoding serine-rich adhesin for platelets-like: MKTTAEYNSSTTESTVAVNVTEGVCDPKKDHTCSATSTTISATAEYNTSATESTVSANTTEGVCDPKKDPTCPATLTTINTTADYNTSATESTLSTTPQLQNPVAVNTTEGVSSQERSHVSCYINYYHSTTAEYNTSAHTCQNPQ, encoded by the exons atgaAAACCACAGCTGAGTACAACTCCTCaactacagaatccacagtagctgtcaatgtcacagagggagtgtgcgatcccaagaaagacCACACGTGttctgctacatcaactactatcagtGCCACAGCAGAGTataacacctcagctacagaatccaccgTAAGTGCTAataccacagagggagtgtgcgaccccaagaaagatcccacgtgtcctgctacattaACTACTATTAATACCACAGCAGactacaacacctcagctacagaatccaca ctgagtacaacacctcagctacagaatccagtagctgtcaataccacagagggagtatcatcccaagaaagatcccacgtgtcctgctacatcaactactaccACAGTACCACAgctgagtacaacacctcagctcaCACGTGTCAGAATCCACAGTAG